Proteins from a single region of Dictyostelium discoideum AX4 chromosome 5 chromosome, whole genome shotgun sequence:
- the ccs gene encoding copper chaperone for superoxide dismutase yields MDDKNLEIKVELNVDISCQSCVDSISKELREKLENTKLVEHDIPEQRIVLQGTDLTQDILETIKNTGRNATICGLSSTTTTTSTSPSSSTCHKKQETVSGSAVCSLGLIENWQKGCGGSGGVGSKGVYGVIRLLRASTTKTLFEGRITGLKPGKHSLVVHEFGNLMNGCDDLGEPFISNVENNNNNNNNNNNNNNNNNNNNNNNNNNNKNINKCKEILNKIIGTSDVKQDGKAEFRVLSDKYDFWDLIGRSIVLHSQDSKYSPIEDLNNNNNNKNIVNSESDKILGERVACGIISRAASIGQNHKKVCPCDGTTAI; encoded by the coding sequence ATGGATGATAAGAATTTAGAGATAAAAGTAGAATTAAATGTTGATATAAGTTGTCAATCTTGTGTTGATTCAATTAGTAAAGAATTAAGAGAAAAGCTTGAAAATACTAAACTCGTAGAACATGATATTCCAGAACAAAGAATTGTACTTCAAGGCACAGATTTAACACAAGACATATTAgaaactataaaaaatacaGGTAGAAATGCAACAATTTGTGGATTAAGTagtacaactacaacaacatcaacatcaccatcatcatcaacatgcCACAAAAAACAAGAAACAGTATCAGGAAGTGCTGTATGTTCATTAGGATTAATAGAAAATTGGCAAAAAGGTTGTGGAGGaagtggtggtgttggtagTAAAGGTGTTTATGGTGTCATTAGATTACTCAGAGCAAGTACAAcaaaaactttatttgaaGGTAGAATAACAGGTTTGAAACCTGGTAAACATTCTTTAGTAGTTCACgaatttggtaatttaatgAATGGTTGCGATGATCTTGGTGAACCATTTATATCaaatgttgaaaataataataataataataataataataataataataataataataataataataataataataataataataataataataaaaatataaataaatgtaaagaaattcttaataaaattattgggACATCAGATGTTAAGCAAGATGGAAAAGCAGAGTTTAGAGTTTTATCAGATAAATATGATTTTTGGGATTTAATTGGTCGTTCAATTGTATTACATTCTCAAGATTCAAAATATTCTCCCATTGAAgatctaaataataataataataataaaaatattgtaaataGTGAAAGCGATAAAATTTTAGGTGAGCGTGTAGCATGTGGAATAATTAGTAGAGCTGCTTCTATTGGtcaaaatcataaaaaagtATGTCCCTGTGATGGAACTACTGCAATTTAA